Proteins encoded in a region of the Gopherus flavomarginatus isolate rGopFla2 chromosome 19, rGopFla2.mat.asm, whole genome shotgun sequence genome:
- the LOC127037352 gene encoding C-C motif chemokine 5-like, whose translation MQLVSRNKQETSLFPYKTRGLSRWSVSEVRGPCSAPTVHPSPDSNMKATVAALAVLLVAAFCSLASSAPLGSDTTVCCFSYATRKLPQNHLKEYFYTSGKCSQPAVVFVTRKNQQVCANPDTKWVKDYVNFLEMK comes from the exons ATGCAGCTGGTGTCACGGAACAAGCAGGAAACCTCACTGTTCCCCTATAAAACCAGGGGCTTGTCCCGGTGGTCAGTATCAGAGGTTAGaggtccctgctctgctcctacAGTTCATCCCTCACCTGACAGCAACATGAAGGCCACCGTGGCTGCCCTCGCCGTTCTCCTCGTCGCAGCCTTCTGCTCCctggcctcctctgccccac TCGGTTCCGACACGACCGTGTGCTGCTTCAGCTACGCCACCCGGAAGCTGCCCCAGAACCACCTGAAGGAATATTTCTACACCAGTGGAAAGTGCTCTCAGCCAGCTGTAGT ATTTGTCACCAGAAAGAACCAACAGGTCTGCGCCAATCCAGACACCAAATGGGTCAAGGACTACGTGAATTTCCTAGAAATGAAATGA